The Gadus macrocephalus chromosome 3, ASM3116895v1 DNA segment TCAGTCACAACAATGACAGCCTGTCATTGGCCAAAGCCCGCATACCATAAGCCTATCAGGCGTGCCGCTATCCCTTTGAATAACGCAACATATGTTGACATTAAGTCTGTAGTGAAATGATGTCTGACCACAGCGAACCCATTTTCAATGCGCCATCGACCCTCCGATCAAAAGTTTGGAAGACATTTGGCTTCTTTAAAAAAGAAGGTAAACTTGATAAAAGTGAAGCCGTATGTAAAATATGTAGGGCAGCAATTAAGTACACTGGCAGTACTACAAATCTCAGCACACACATCTCGAGACGCCATGCCAGTGATGTTGAACTTGATGCCAGCACTGCATcgaccagcagcagcaccagcataACCCCAGACTACAGAAATATAACTCTGTTTCTCACTCAATCACAACTGAGTTACAATTCAGCGAGGGCTAAGTCAATAACGATGCGTGTGGCTCGTTTCATCGCCATGGACCTAAGGCCATACAGCGTCGTTGAAAATGACGGATTTCGCGAACTGCTTAGAGAATTAGAGCCGAGGTACAAGATACCAAGCAGACAGCATTTCAGCGAAACGTGCATACCCGAGCtgtacaaaaaaactaaaactgacCTTAAGGCTAAGCTCTCAAGTGCAGAACGAGTGGCAATAATTACAGATGCCTGGACATCACGTGCAACGGATTCATACATTACGATAACCGTGCATTATGTTAATCTGGATTGGGAGTTGGCAAGCTATGTTTTACAGACGAGAGTCTTCAATGAGTCACACACGGGGAAAAACATCGGGGCTTTATTGAAAGAGGCATGTCTTGAGTGGAACATAGAGGATAAAGACCCAGCACTGGTGACTGACAACGCGAGAAACATGGTTGTGGCGGGAGCAGAGGGCGAGATGTCCCCTCACCTTTTTTGCTTCACGCACACATTAAATCTGGCTGCCCAGAAGGCCTTGCATGTGACCACTGCTACGAAGGTGCTTGGGAAAGTGAGGAGGGTGGTTGGATTTTTCCACCGTAACATAGCGGGTGCTGAACTACtgcgacaaaaacaacagcaaatGGCATTGCCCTCCCACAAGCTCATCAATGACGTTACTACCCGGTGGAACAGTTCCCACGACATGCTCGAACGTTTTTTGGAGCAACAATCGGCAGTTTTTGCCACACTTATGTCAAGGGAGCTCAGAAAAGGAGAAGATGTAAGCGCTCTTACTGAAGGAGACCTCAGCAATGCTGAGGACATGGTGAAAGTGATGGCACCTGTCAAAGTTATCACCACAGTTATGTGCGAAGATGAGCAGCCCACAATTTCGTTGATTGCCCCCTTCAAAGCAAAACTAAAGAATCACTTTGAGGCCACTACTGAGGACACAGGGCTCATTAAGGATATGAAGAAGGTGTTCCTCGAAGATTTTGTTAAGCGGTACACAAACATTGAAGACCTGTTGTGTACTGCATCAGCTTTGGATCCACGCTTCAAAACCCTGCCTTTCCTCAGTGACCGTGAGACCGAGAGGATCTTCTTGTCCATTACAGATTAAGCTACAAACCTGCATGATAAGGCAAGCTAAAGCTACCCCTCCCCTTTACAAATTAACTGTCTAAATACACAATATTTTTTGCATTATTGTTATAGTATTGTCTATTCTTTCCTCTCGTCATTATTGCAGTCATATTGTTGAGTGTCAGTCAATGATGGGCTACTGCATTGAACTAGACAACTAGTTAATCAaaaatgtttgttttctgtGATGATAAACATCTACCTAGTCAGTGGTTACTCATCAATAATCATCCCTGTTATTTTGTACTATTACTACTAGAAAGTAGaggagagccaacccagtccgAGTGATATTCAAGAGCCAGATCAGAGAGACCCAACATCCGTCCAGTCCAGCCCAGTCCAGGTCCATGAAGAACCAAGAGGTGCGTTTTTGCATTctgcatttacatttaacactgctgctgctacaTTTAAAGTAATGTTTAATGGTATGGTAAATGTTATCAACTGTCATCATGGCAATACCAAATGAGTGGCTTAATATACTGTAATTGTGTTGCATGTCAGGTGATTGTCCTCCTTGTAAAAATAGGAAAAGTACAGCACTGGACCAGCTGTTTGGAGAAACATATGTGGTAAGACCATCAAGAAGCTCCAGGGAGAAGGTCAGCGAGGAAATCctgaggtacagagagagaaaccttTTGCCCATGAATGGCAATCCACTGGAGTGGTGGAGAGCACAGGTGGACTTACCATTGTTGTCAGATATTGCAAAAAGATACCTCTGCATACCAGCTACAAGTGTAGCATCAGAAAGAGTTTTCAGTACCGCAGGAGATATTGTTTCCTCTCAACGCAGTGTACTTAGGGGTGACCATGCCGATCAATTGATTTTTCTCAAGAAGAATCTTAAAAAACTCAAGCACAAATGAATTATTAGGAGGTAGCTAAAGGATATCAGCATACACTAAATGTCCTACAAGAACATACATCTAACTAAAAGAGGAAACTGAATCTAAAAAAAAGGGATTGTATTAGTTCtacttatatatattttttttctccttatGCTGTGTTTGGCAGCAATTTGGGCCATTACATTAAAGTAATAATCTAGGCCAGGATGGCGGTTTTGGTTTAAACAAAATTAGATATTTCCTATTGCTGCTTCTTACAGTTCACAGCTTTACTTCGTGTTTGCAGTGATATTTCCTAGCTTCTTACAGTTCGCAGCTCTATTTGTGTTCTCAGTGAAAGGTTGCACATGTATTAATTGGTATAATGATACCTTATCTTGAGTCTGTATGATTTGCAGAGGCACTTAATTTGCAGAAGCATTTATTCTAAATATGAGAAAAGGCCAAGGCCTAgctctgttttattttatttttgtattgtcaTCCATCAACAAGGGACTTCTTTGGGtatagaaaatatattttattttactattttatttaatatttaaatattttttttttgtatttccttATGGTGTATTTATTTGGCTGCAATGTGTGCCATTactgaaatgtattatttttttgtatatgTGAGACAAACTACATACAGACTAATTTCACAATAAAATGTTTGTTCATATTCATTGAACAAATGAAAAGAActcattcagaatattttcaATTATTGAACTGCATCGAATCGCATCGCATCGAATCGCACTGAATCGTTTTTTAACAACATGCATATTTTCTTATATCGTATCGTGACCATGTATCGAGATACGAATCGGATCGTTTTTTTCATGAGAGATTTACACCCCTAATCACAATGTATGATAAATCAATCATAACAAGGAATACAGATAAACATAAACAATTAAGACATGTTAATTAAGAATTTTTAATCAGACTTTTCTAATTTACTTAATCAAATATTGTGAAAGAATACATATCAAATATTAGTTATTAGTTTGAGTTACAAACCTGCTCCTTCTTCAGGAACCAttccctgctccctctccatccctactCCATCACCACTTTGGGTTCCTGTATAGGAAGAGCCACAAGAGAAAACTGAATGTGACCATTTATTTAATCTCTGCAGCCCCTGCCTGAACTCTCTTCATTTGAATGCCTTGCTTTTAAATGTAAGCCCCCTTCCTCTGTGCTGTTCCTCCTTATTTACCGACCACCAAAACCGAACACATCTTTCATCCCTGAGATGTCAAATCTTCTCACAACTTTCTGCACATCCTCTGCCGACGTTATCATTTTAGGTGATATGAACATCCACGTTGATACCCCCTCCTGCCGCTTTGCTGCTGAATTTCTTCAGCTATTGGACTGCTTTAATTTAAAGCAACTTGTTGatgtccccacacacactagggGGCACACTTTGGACCTGGTCATCACAAACTCTGCCCCTCTCACAAACCTGCAGGTGTATGACCTTGGTGTCTCTGACCACAAGATCATTTCTATGGAGTTGCCATCCTCATCCAGCCTCTCCAAGCCTAGACGAAATATCAGTTTTAGAAATCTCAAAAACATTAACCAAGAACACCTGTCAGCAGACTTTCAGCATCTCTCCACACTTTTCTCATCAGCCGACGAAGCAGTGGACTACTACAACAGCCATCTGAGTAGCCTCCTGGATCACCATGCACCTGTTAAAACCAGAGCAGTCACCTTCACCCGCCCAGCTCCCTGGTTTTCAGATGGGCTGCGGAAGATGAAGGCAGCAGGGCGAGTCCTTGAGCGGCGATACAAAACATCTGGCCTCACTGTTCACAATCAAATCTACCGGGAGCACCAACTACAGTATTCAAAGTCccttcgcggccgcaggttgcgccagaaattggttccgggaagaagtagtccagcgtccttaacaaccagaccgttaccggtgtttaaagacaggctgaccattagagacaagtggctcaaaagtgggtcaggtcaatcaacaacagcggaggagctatgatgccaattttaaaataatggttgtcaataaggcagagtcaagtaacaactgccaagctgccaagaagtttggggtcacggagagtaacgtaagaagatggcgagcaccaaaataatgtctcaaagacgtcaacagtcagcgcaaatcctaccgtggtcctcaaagtggccgtttcagtgaggttgaccggagagtttttgaatacgtcagagaaaacgcgctttagGCAGAGCCGgtggcggagcagctggggagcgatgacagcgagagcaaacacagcggggcagaggacgtgtgtgagcgatagagagagatcggaggagaagtttggcgaattttagttaagtttagttaaataagtGGCCTGtttttttctatgttatttaaaaatgttcccaatgttgcttgattattgcttgatattaattttgaatcatactgtacatattttgccttgaaagtgccgtggcctttactggcattattattattgtcattaatataacaagtgtttaattcactgttctttgttctgcaaatcttttttcgaaatgtttgtgttgataaacggggggtcgtcttataatcagggttgtcttatattcggaccaatacggtagttAAAATGAGCACACCAAGTTCATCATCCAAACCTTCTTGACATTTCCAAGCAGAACGATGCCCTGACCTTTGCAGAAATCCATGGCTCGCACAGAGATGTGAGACGAGTGATTGTCCAGCAGGAGCAACACTTTTCTTTCTGGACTAACCTTTGTGTGCTTTGCAAAGTGACCAAGAAAGTATAAGAAATCATCTTCCTGCATCCAGCCTGATTGTTGGCACTGCCAGCACTACCCAATGGCCCGGACTGCACAAAGTGTTGCTTATAGTCATGGGAACACAAAGAACGGTGGAATTGAATTCCCGAGAGCTTGCACAGCGTACGCAACTGACACtaaagtccctctctctcccgacGTCATGGCTCCCACCTGTTTGAGGCCCCGGCGCGCTACCACTCTGGATGGTGCTTGCACTGTTGTGATGCCTGTCTCATCCATGTTCCAGATGTCGGCACCGTCAAAGTTGTTATTTGTTATTGCCTCGGCCAGGTTACTGAAAAAGAGCATGACATTCGCCCTGTTGAATGACGTGGCTCTTGAAAGGCTTGTTGCCTGTGGACTTCTTATTGAGAGCCTGGGGCTCCGCTTTAGAAAGGTGCTGAACCAGTCAGGCCCAGCCATCTTCTTGTTATCCCAGGTTGTCGGATGCTGAATTTGGAAATGTATTGCAAGCTGAAAGGCAAACCTTCTGACCTATGCAAAAGCATAACAGGAAGTCTGAGTTAGGAAACACATTTTTGTTGATTGTCTTAATTCATATGTTGGTATTTATTAAACATTTAATTGAGTTTGCATGAAAGGTCCAATACAAATTAAGAGGTCTTGACTCTTGCCTATCCTACCCTATTCTCAACTATCATGCTTGCCTCACGTGGAGTTAGCCCATAGTAAATGTCAGCGGCCTGGCATATATAGTCGGCCAATAAGTCCTCCTGCTCTCTGCTGAAGACCAGGTGTGGACTCACGTACCCTACTCGGGGAAGCTCCTGCGATCCCTGGGCTTTTAGTTGATTCAGCTTCTGCCAATATCTATTTAGGGTAACATGGCAGATGCCATGTTTTTTTGCCACTGCCCTGACTGATGATCCATTTGTGACctcctctgttgctctctcaaGTAACTTTGCTTCCACGCCACGATTCGTTTTTCTCACCCATGTTCTAGGCATTCTGTAGGATTATTAAAATCACAAAAAATATCTACTTTGAATGCAAGGGTatggttgtaaaaaaaaaattatctagCTATATTAGCATGGTGCTTTGACATTAGCAAGAGATATACACCATTCTTTACTACAGAATCTATAGTTTGACCTGATATAACTCATACAACTTTATCTAGAACGGTAAAAGTACTAGAAGAAAAAGTAAATTTTTCTTCTAGAAGGAgcaaatttagtttttttcccGTAGCTCCACGAAAAATAGCTCCATCGACTGGAAAATTTTCATGTGTGATCAAAGAGGAGTTCTGAAGAGACTGGCAGTGTCACATGGCTCATTTATGATCCCTGATTGGTCGAACTGGTTGTGTTACAACTCTCCCCGTGTTACTTCCATCCCCGGTTTCCCCTATCTATCGGCTCTCTTTAAGAAAAAAACCAAAGAGGCctaattccctctctctctctgtcagataATGTCACCCGTAGTGTTTGAAACTATTACAGCAACAGGAGACAGCAGCAGAGATACATTTTCAAACGATTGTACTTCCGGCTTTGGGTGTGTCCCTTTACCAACTGACGTCACAGCCATCAGGGTTACAGATGTGTCATACCTGGAAAATTCCCAACTAGGTCTTTGCGATGTTTTCCCCAGGGGTTGGATGTTATAGTATCacaagttatttattttttatgggaTTGTTAAATATTTTGCCCATTCTCTTTCATGATTAAAGATacctacaccacacacacacacacacacacacacacacacacacacacacacacacacacacacacacacacacacacacacacacacacacagagagagagatttggggctataaatatatttatgtacGGTTTAGGATGTTATTGTATTGCCCTTTTGTACCAATAACAGTCtatttttgtattatatttGGCTGTTTATGTGCTGTGTCACTGTAGATGGCTTCTTTTAACCCAAAGAGTCTGTAGGAGGCACTGGCTGGTTAGGTGAAGCAGCAATAAGGCGCCGTCGAAGACGGCGACGCCTGGTGCACGGGCCATCATCAGGCGACCCCCAGATCCCCAACCCACCCCACATTAAACGCCCAATACCCATCACAGAACTCAAAACAGACCCAGTAATtcagtaaagagagagatatagagcaGGTAAACCATGTTAAGTAACATTGGAACGTTTGGCTTCATTCTACAAGACATTATAACTATGTTTTATCAATCCGGTAAGTATATAACCTATCTCAGAATTAACGGGTTGACCCCCGTCCCTTAACGGGATGACCCCCGTCTCTTCAGAAAATCTCGTGTAGGGAGACACTTCTGAACTGCCTGCCAAGCGAGATCTCTATATGCATTGAACAAAAATGGCGAATTGACATTTCTCCACACCCTAAGGCAGCTGGCTTCAGCCAGCGCGCCAACAGTAACCAGTCTTGACCGTTCGGGGCTCAAACAACTCTCCACAAAGGCTCGGTCTACCCGACCAACATCCCGCCACTTTCCAGACTTTACAAAGGTCACCACCCTTTCATATAGCAGAGGTCTCTTCTCTGCATGAGGTCTTTTTAGGCACGGTCTTAACCCCACTTTCCTTAGGACTTGATGGCGTGGATGATCGTTTGCGTGATCTTTTGAAACGTACTTGCAAAACGTGGGATGGACTGCAGTAGGCAGCGCGATGAAGCCATTCATAGCTATTATTTCTTCAGAACAACATGATCAGGGGAGAGCGCGAACGCAGTCCCCCACTACCAGAAATTATCAATTTTATCCCCTTCAGCGTTTGCTAGTTGATAATTAGAATTTTTTTGAAGGTTTGTATTTAACTAGTCGGATCTGATTCGTCATGTCTTTCCTATCGTCAACTGAGTTTCAAATCATGACGATTTTTTTATCACTCAATCAAGGCCTCTACTCATGATCAACGGTAATACTTCTTATAAAGCACTGGCTGTCCAATTGTTTTTATATGGAGAGGGCAGCCTTCAGCAGGCTTTCAGGCTGAAAGGATAATGAGGCAGCCCAACAATCAGTTGAttctttcagtttcagttttaATTTTACATTGGGGCTGCCCCTCTGTGATTTTTGCACCCAAGCTGATTGATTGGATTGGTTTGTAAGAGAAAATAGGAGAGGAGCAGTGCAGAGTGCTCTTTTATCAATGTGCGCTGTAGTCGCCTCTACATATTTACACGAATCAACACACCGAAAAGGCAAAGATACAACAAAATAGATGAGTCGTCACCAGCACTTGCAACATGTAAGCTACAGCTGTTGATTACACTTCCATTAAATGCTAGTGAACCTCTCTAAAATAAAGTCACTGAAATGGTGAACATAAGCATAAGCAGAGTGCAGGGCTTGTCCTAGCTGTAGTTTTAGCTCTAAATATTTATCACTAGGCTGGATGTAGCCAACTGTGATGGCTTATCTGATGTGGTTTTTTTTACTTGTGCGTGTCGcagaacacaaacactctcatgtTAATCTATGCAGCTGTCTACCAACACCATCCGTCAAGTCTCTCAGCCCCCATGGCCCGATTCCATTGCTCTATCATCGTTTCACACTGTGACCATCGGAACACACAAAATGATTGCCTAGTTTGACACCGGCATAattgcacacaaacactatgTGCAATCTTACAATTGCTTTTAAGATGCACTATAGCATGATAAACTAACATTCAAAACATGTTTGATAAGCAAATTGGAGACAAAAAGTGTTATGTCTGAATCAAGGTCATCCGTTAAAGGGGACTAAAGGCGCGTTCACTctcctggtgataacgagacggctcgccagtgatgacgctcacgcttacgcgtgttcccgacagcgacAGTTCATGTGCACTTGGGAAACAGACTCTATAAGACGCACCGCTGTGCGTCTTATAGAGTAAATATATAAAGTTAATAAAATATGAGAAAAATAACACGACCAATATCAAATGGTTGAAAGTAAGTCTTGTTGAGATAAATAAAAAGCTTTCAACGGGCAGGATAGAAATGGCGGGAAACAGACTCTATTAGTCGCACCGCTGTGCGTCTTATAGAGTAAATATATAGAGTAAATATATAAAGTTAATAAAATATGAGAAAAATAACACGACCAATATCAAATGGTTGAAAGTAAGTCTTGTTGAGATAAATAAAAAGCTTTCAACGGGCAGGATAGAAATGGCGGCAGAGAGGTGGGCTCGTGGGGGCTCCTCTGGGGGGGCCTGAGGGTCTTCCAAGGGTGGGGCCCCGggctctgctgcagcagcaccacctgtGGCAGGTGTAACGGGTCCCAGGTGGGATCGCCGTGGACAGATTATTGATAActgaaacaaagagaaaagaatGCTGACACGGGAGACGTGACTTGTCTTTTCAGATCCTCATtagttatatttattcatttaactTCTCAATTTACTGAAGGTTACTGTTTATCTTCACATTGTCCAtacattttaaactcagcatCATATTACTGCATATGTTGTCTAATTAGACATATTTTCCATGTtcttaaaacaaaccaaaatacacaaaaaatactctcaaaacacaccttttctcACAGTGTTGTTCTTTCATCTCTCTTGTCTCTGATACAATAAACAGTTTGTACAAAGTGCAGCTTTAATGCTCTTAAAACCCATTAGGTTTTACTGGACTAGTATTTTTAACAGTACCTACCTTGTAAACTATATCAAACATTTTCTTATTACTGAACTTCAAATAACTTTTCTTAAGTTGTCTTAAGTTGTTGGAATTCTTGAAGTTGGCGTGCCAACCCGAGCCGTCTGAGCTCCTGGTCACTCCCCCATGCTGATGCCAAAGCGTATGCCTGTGTGATGCCCACTAATGTGTGCCCACATTTGTGTATATTAAGTTTTTATATACTAcaccattttatattattaagaCACTTTATTTCCTACTAAATTGATCTTATTTTGTATGAGCAATTTCTTTTATAGTTTTACATTTTCACAATGCAAGTGCACTATCCTGCCAGTAGGAGGCACAGTAATATTGTGGTTTGCCTGAATCCCCGTGAGATCCTCATAACcaggggcgttgcgaggtagtgtgggggccccaagcaagaattcttagggggccgattgttgacggggggggggggggggggggggttcggagcgattgttgacggggggggggggggggggggtacggagcgattgttgacccgggggggggggggtgaagacgtGGCTGATAgatgaactttttttttttttttgggggggggcttttgggggccctagtagtggcccggggccccaagcaattgcctggtatgcctaatgggacgcggcgcctctgcTCATAACTAATGAGGATCTGAAAGACAAGTCACGTCCGTGTCAGCattcttttctctttgtttcagGTGGGTTAtgtgtttaaaatgtaaaacaagTTGATGTTAGTGATTGGAGAATGTGTAGTGCAATGTTTTAGTAAAGTATGAGTGTGAAAATGAGTACATGTGAAGCTAGTAAGGTCCGACGCTCGCCGAGAGATTTGTAATGGCGGCGCCATTTGAAGTCTTACCGTTAAGCAAGTAGCTTTAAGCTAGTACAGACCATGCTCGTCTCtaccttttttgttttattgtaatTACACCACACGTGGCTTACTTCTTGACATTTTGTAAAGTGttaaaatgtttattgattGTTGTAAAGCACTTTAAAGATACTGCTAAAAACGGGTGTGAGAAAAGCTGTGAGTCCGACACTATGGGTGTGTTGGCATGTCAGCGTCAGGGTCGATTGGTTGACACAAAGTATTGCTTTTTACTTGGACTGGAAGGAAGTTCAAATGGACAGTTGGGTTGGTTGAAGGAGCGAGGGAAAGACACGTAATGCATAGGAACGCAGGACGGTAGGAATCAAACCTAGGAAGCTGGAAGGCGGATATGCCCGTGCGCTTGGCACACTAGCAGGTTTTGCAACCCACAAGTTACGTTGTTATTGAATGGAACATGAACCACTTCATGAATTAGTTAATATTTTGGGAGGTTGCCTGGGTTACCTATGCTCCGCCTCCGGCTGCCAGGCGACTGCGGGGAGGGCGAGGGGCTGGGGCCCCTCAGGCCCTCTCTGATGGGACTGAGGGCCGGGTTCTTTGAAGCGTACTCCCTATGGCCGTACAGGGAGCGGTCCACCACCTTGGACCCCCACCCACGGTCCttctgtggaggaggagagacagccaGGTCAGTACCTCTAACAGACACCGCTACCTCAGTTTGTTCATTCACTTCTTTAAATGGTTATCTTTTCACTATGGGAATAGGTGGGAATTCCTCAGCTGTCCGAGCAGGCGGCGTCGACGGCACCGACAAACAAATTCTACTCACGCAAACGGTGTCAATTCGTCATTAGCTCGgattgaaatatttgaacttttccGAGATTTCTGGCTTGATGCCGAAGCACAAAAGTATATTTCACGCGGCGACAGAGTTATGCCAGAGGAATATTCGCTCGGCTCTTGGTGTGAAGGCACCTTTACACTTCCATTGGCTGACAAATGATCGACTCAAAAATGGTGGGATAATAAGTGCGTCGCGGGAGGACAATAAACCATTCTTCTCCCCCCCGTGCAGGATCACATACGCAAAACTAAAAAGGCACGGAGGCAGGAAGTGTGGAGCCAATAACGGCAGGCGAGGTACCGTCAAACTAAAATTGCGTGTCAATTTTACGATGTTTTCAATGGCTCCAACTCTGCACACTATCTAAGACAAGTCAACTGTTTTCAGCTGCCGTGAATACCTTCATGGAACTGATACTCTGCAGCTGGTCAGCAGCTGGGGGCTTTGCATGTGCGCTCCGTGTTTAATCTGGGCCGCTCAGCCTGGTCTCCCATGGTTTCATCCACTAGTAGTGTGACCAACTAGCTTGTAGTGTTCGCATAGATCCACGTTTgagaggtggaggtgctgcCTGCGTGGGGTTGTTTATACACACAGATCGGACTCACTCAGATACAAAATCCAATTCCTTCCTGATCCCAGATGACTGAAAATCAGACTGACCTGACTGAAAAATGTTTCCCACAATTGGGGAATTTCTACTGAAAGAATAGAGGATTTTCTCTGATCAAACTTGCATACGTATTTCCGATCTGAGGTATCCGTTGCCATTTTAGTCAAAGCTGTGGCATCATTACTATCCTGTAGAATCAGGGACATGTTGTTGCGTGCCACCAGGAGGACACGCCAGAGGAGAAGCCATCAGTGGACATGCTGGACGTCAATGGGCTGAAGGATGACGAGCTCAAGGCCTCACTGCTCAAGCATGGGCTCAACGCTGGACTCATTGTTGGTTAGTTCACTTTaaggcaggggcggactggccatcgggaataccggggcCAGTCTAGAGTATTTTAGGCCGATGGCCTaaaatactattatgtaccggcccacgcccatcatcgcatcagccctacaatggttaaCACAGtggcacaagcgtaattttctccaagagctatacctatctaatcgcactgactgacttttatactgctactcgcaattggtcttcacactcatggtgactttttagatttttttttaagtgtcttctaatatgtgttttacagacttcggaagtccaaagtaagaaaagatctccaccttattaataaacacctctaaattggttcttacacagccgaagtgttctcagctgtgcggattgaggtagagaatttggatttgcatacatacacgcaacgcggcacccagttctacgcatgcgctcaacccatgaggagaaagggattgttagcggcgaatgtctccagcttgagacccgctgagggaccaccgccggaggcggaggtgcctaagcgctgcccggcaacgatccctttctcctccttgtcgtggttcagtctacttcacattgatgaggacgttgaa contains these protein-coding regions:
- the LOC132453764 gene encoding E3 SUMO-protein ligase ZBED1-like yields the protein MMSDHSEPIFNAPSTLRSKVWKTFGFFKKEGKLDKSEAVCKICRAAIKYTGSTTNLSTHISRRHASDVELDASTASTSSSTSITPDYRNITLFLTQSQLSYNSARAKSITMRVARFIAMDLRPYSVVENDGFRELLRELEPRYKIPSRQHFSETCIPELYKKTKTDLKAKLSSAERVAIITDAWTSRATDSYITITVHYVNLDWELASYVLQTRVFNESHTGKNIGALLKEACLEWNIEDKDPALVTDNARNMVVAGAEGEMSPHLFCFTHTLNLAAQKALHVTTATKVLGKVRRVVGFFHRNIAGAELLRQKQQQMALPSHKLINDVTTRWNSSHDMLERFLEQQSAVFATLMSRELRKGEDVSALTEGDLSNAEDMVKVMAPVKVITTVMCEDEQPTISLIAPFKAKLKNHFEATTEDTGLIKDMKKVFLEDFVKRYTNIEDLLCTASALDPRFKTLPFLSDRETERIFLSITD